The window GAGCCGGCTGCACATCCATCACGAGACGGTTCAACTCGTGATGTGACAACGATGGGAAGTAACCTTGCTCGATGCCCAACCGCAAGCGGCTGAGCAGCCGCATTGCCTCCTGGGAATCGATCCTGCGAGCATACGACAGCAAGGCATAACTTCTCCAGATACTGTCGTTCGCAACTGTCGAGTGGTTCTTGAAGAGGTTGATACGTGCCTCTTCTTCGCGATCCATGATGCGTTCAATGACGCCATTCAAGACATCGATAATTTGTTCCGGAGTTTTGCCCAACGTCACCTCGTTGGAAATCTGATAGAAATCCCCTGTAAAGTCGGTGTTCTCTCCGTGGAATCCGCGTGTCGTCAGTCCATAGTGTGCGATTCCTTGCAGACTAGACTCGATCTCGCGGAGCATTGTTAGTCCGGGCAAGTGCATCATCGCCGAGGCACGCAGCCCCGTACCCACGTTTGACGGGCATGCAGTCAGGTATCCAAATCGATCCGAATACGCGAAAGCGAGCACATCGCCCAACGCGTCGTCCAGGTTTTGCAGACGTTGGATGGCTTTCTCCATCTGCAGGCCTGGCTCCAGAACTTGAATGCGCAGATGGTCCTCTTCGTTCACCAGAATCGAAGCCATTGCATCCGGCGCCATGTAAACGGTCAGGAAGTCGCTGCCGCTTTCCATTTCTTTGCTGATCAGTCGGCTTTCCTTCAGGAAGCTACGATCTGTGGCACTGAGCGTCTTCAGTTCGATGCGCTCAAAATCCTTCAAGGCCTCAGAACTCCGGATCGCCTTCTCGATGAACTGATCGATGCGCTCCAGAACATCTTTGCGAGCGTGAGGCACAAACGGAAAGCCCGTCAGATTTCGGGCAAAACGGGCGCGACTGGTCACGGCCATGTTGCTCATGGGTGACTCGTCATCCAGCCATCGATCCGTTGCAGAGAACACGTGATAGTCCACTTCGGCTATTCCTTCGGGGAGGAGGATTCGGAATCCTCATCCGACTCACTGGACTCGTCCGTCTTTTCGCTGACAGGCTGATTTTCCAACTTCGCGATCTCGTCGCGCAGGAAAGCGGCCCGCTCGAAGTCTTCGTATTCGATCGCGTCGTGCAATTCGTCACGCATTTCTTCTAAGCGACGCTGAATATCCACCAGTTCGGCATCCGGGCTTGGTCCGTCGCCGACGTGACGTGTGGCGCGGTGGATCTTGCGCAGATCCTCTTCGAGTTCGTCCGCAAACGTATCGTAGCAATCCGGACAACCGAGCATGAACGTGGTCCGGTAAGTCGAATACTCCAGGCCGCAAGATGGGCATGGACCGACGTCAACGCGTGCGGCTTCCTCGCCTTCGACGGCGTTGCCGGCAATCTTCACCTTCTGGCTCTTCAGAAGCTCCTGCAGCAGCAAATCGATGCTGGCCTGCTTCTGGAGGATCTTTTTCTGATACGGACTGGCCTCGGCAGCACACGATTGACACAAGTGGATTTGGAACACCTGACCGTTTTCGATCCGGGTCAATTTGATGTGCGCTTCATCCTTTCCGCAGCGTTCACACTTCATCTGTCTCACCTTGCGAGGGAGAATGCTCGACTTGCCGCCAGAACCTCGCCGAAGCGGCATTGCGAACGGCCCGATTGAAGAAACGAGACCACTCGGGCCGAAATTGGGTCAAGGTCAGATTCCGAGCCTATTTCCGGCCTTTCCGGCCCTCTTCAAGGTGTATCTATGCCAGATGAGTGCCATGCCCACAAGGCCCTTTCGTTATGAATCCCACCCAAGCCTCCGGCCAGTCGATGTCTCCTGGGCAGATGACATCAATTGCGGTTGCCGAGGGGGCCGTTCCAGGGACATAAGTCCCGCGCCCCCAACGCCGGGCGAATTCGTTTATCGAGGCTGCCGTGATTCCCGTTTATCGCTTTCCCAAGGACAAAACCGCCATCCGTGAGCGCCTGACGCATGCGCCGACGGAGGACGCGGCGACGCACCGGACGGTGGAAGCGCTGATTGCCGATGTTCGCACCCGCGGCGATAAGGCCCTCCTGGAAGCCACGGAGAAGTTTGACGGCGTTCGGCTCAGCCCCCGCCAGTTGCGCCTGCCGGCAAAGAAACTGAAACAGGCGTGGGACGCGCTCGCCCCCGATCTGCGCGAGGCAATGGAGTTGGCCGCCGAGCGGATCCGCGAGTTTCACTCCCGTCAGTTGCGGGAGTCGTGGGAATTCACGGACGAAGCCGGGTTCCGGCTTGGTCAACGGTGGATGCCTCTGGCAAGCGCCGGCCTGTACGTTCCAGGTGGAGCGGCAGCTTACCCGAGCACCGTGCTGATGAACGCCATCCCGGCACGCGTCGCGGGCGTCGAGCACCTTGTCGCCGTCACTCCCCCACCGCGAAAGGATTTCGACTCCACGGCCACGCTGGCGGCCCTTCACCTGGCTGGCGTGGATGAAGTTTACCAGATCGGGGGCGC of the bacterium genome contains:
- a CDS encoding UvrB/UvrC motif-containing protein; amino-acid sequence: MKCERCGKDEAHIKLTRIENGQVFQIHLCQSCAAEASPYQKKILQKQASIDLLLQELLKSQKVKIAGNAVEGEEAARVDVGPCPSCGLEYSTYRTTFMLGCPDCYDTFADELEEDLRKIHRATRHVGDGPSPDAELVDIQRRLEEMRDELHDAIEYEDFERAAFLRDEIAKLENQPVSEKTDESSESDEDSESSSPKE
- a CDS encoding ATP--guanido phosphotransferase, which codes for MDYHVFSATDRWLDDESPMSNMAVTSRARFARNLTGFPFVPHARKDVLERIDQFIEKAIRSSEALKDFERIELKTLSATDRSFLKESRLISKEMESGSDFLTVYMAPDAMASILVNEEDHLRIQVLEPGLQMEKAIQRLQNLDDALGDVLAFAYSDRFGYLTACPSNVGTGLRASAMMHLPGLTMLREIESSLQGIAHYGLTTRGFHGENTDFTGDFYQISNEVTLGKTPEQIIDVLNGVIERIMDREEEARINLFKNHSTVANDSIWRSYALLSYARRIDSQEAMRLLSRLRLGIEQGYFPSLSHHELNRLVMDVQPAHLERQKDGWGATTSRDEARANLLRERIRSAVEKN